A DNA window from Bacteroides cellulosilyticus contains the following coding sequences:
- a CDS encoding inositol monophosphatase family protein, with protein sequence MDLALLTAKVCRIAMDAGSFLKEERKTFRTESVEKKHAHDYVSYVDKESERQIVAELSALLPEAGFITEEGSAVYQDEPYCWVVDPLDGTTNYIHDNAPYCVCIALRSKEELLIGVVYDPCRDECFYGWKGGGAYVDGQRIQVSNVQQMEDAFLVVELPYNSCQYARTGEHLIHNLYGKVGGIRMTGSAALAICYVAAGRFDAWAEAFIGKWDYSAAALLVLEAGGRVTDFYGNENFIEGHHIIATNGYLHPILQQLIQEVPPLGM encoded by the coding sequence ATGGATTTAGCGTTACTTACCGCGAAAGTTTGTCGCATTGCTATGGATGCGGGGAGTTTCTTGAAAGAAGAGAGAAAAACTTTCCGCACTGAAAGCGTGGAGAAGAAGCATGCGCATGACTACGTGTCTTATGTAGATAAAGAGTCGGAAAGACAGATTGTTGCTGAACTCTCTGCCTTGTTGCCGGAAGCCGGTTTTATTACGGAAGAAGGTTCGGCAGTGTATCAGGATGAACCCTATTGTTGGGTAGTGGATCCGTTGGACGGGACTACAAATTATATCCATGACAATGCGCCTTATTGTGTATGTATAGCTCTTCGGTCTAAAGAGGAACTCTTGATTGGAGTTGTGTATGATCCCTGCAGGGATGAGTGTTTCTATGGTTGGAAAGGTGGAGGTGCGTATGTGGATGGCCAGCGAATACAGGTTTCCAATGTGCAGCAGATGGAAGATGCTTTTCTGGTAGTTGAATTGCCTTATAACTCATGCCAATATGCCCGTACGGGAGAACATCTGATACATAATTTGTATGGTAAGGTTGGTGGTATCCGTATGACCGGTTCTGCAGCTTTGGCAATATGCTATGTAGCCGCCGGACGTTTTGATGCCTGGGCGGAAGCTTTCATCGGCAAATGGGATTATTCGGCTGCCGCACTGCTGGTGCTGGAAGCCGGCGGCCGGGTGACTGACTTTTATGGGAATGAGAATTTTATAGAAGGGCATCATATTATTGCCACGAATGGATATCTGCATCCTATATTGCAACAACTGATACAAGAAGTTCCTCCGTTGGGGATGTGA
- a CDS encoding ComF family protein → MKNTVKYWFGPLFHLFFPRCCAVCGASLIEGEDTICTHCNIDMPRTNYHKMKDNPVERMFWGKFPLERATSYFFYRKGSDFRRILHQLKYGGRKELGAVMGRCMAAELLPTGFFEDVDVVIPVPLHPRKQRARGYNQSEWIARGVFQVTGIPVDTSSVIREKHTNTQTRKSIYERWENVEGIFKLRHPERLVGKHILIVDDVLTTGATTTACADVFCEIGGIRISVLTLAVAEV, encoded by the coding sequence ATGAAAAATACTGTGAAATATTGGTTCGGTCCTTTGTTCCATCTTTTTTTTCCACGCTGCTGTGCAGTTTGCGGAGCATCACTTATAGAGGGTGAGGATACTATTTGTACTCATTGCAATATAGATATGCCGCGTACGAATTACCATAAAATGAAGGATAATCCTGTAGAGCGTATGTTCTGGGGAAAGTTTCCTCTGGAACGTGCCACCTCTTATTTCTTTTATCGGAAAGGAAGTGATTTCCGCAGGATCCTGCATCAATTGAAGTATGGTGGAAGAAAAGAACTGGGAGCGGTGATGGGACGTTGCATGGCGGCGGAATTACTGCCGACCGGCTTTTTTGAAGATGTAGATGTTGTCATTCCCGTGCCTTTGCATCCCCGCAAGCAGAGAGCTCGTGGATATAATCAAAGTGAGTGGATTGCCCGTGGCGTGTTTCAAGTGACAGGGATACCTGTAGATACTTCTTCCGTGATCCGCGAGAAACATACCAATACACAGACCCGTAAATCGATTTATGAGAGATGGGAGAATGTGGAAGGTATTTTTAAACTCCGCCATCCGGAACGATTAGTAGGGAAGCATATTTTGATTGTGGATGATGTTTTGACTACAGGAGCTACAACTACTGCCTGTGCTGATGTATTTTGTGAGATAGGAGGGATACGCATCAGTGTGTTGACATTGGCGGTTGCGGAAGTGTGA
- a CDS encoding adenosine kinase, which produces MDKIIGMGNALVDVLATLNDDHILTEMELPKGSMTLIDETKLLIINECFSEMETELATGGSAGNAIRGMACLGAGTGFIGKVGNDAYGKFYRQSLLERGTEANLLVSSELPSGVASTFISPDGERTFGTYLGAAATLKAEDLSREMFKGYTYLFIEGYLVQDHDMILRAIELAKEAGLQICLDMASYNIVEQDHDFFSLLINKYVDIVFANEEEAKAFTGKEPEEALDVIAKMCSIAIVKLGARGSLIRKGTEEVHVHAVTVDRVIDTTGAGDYFAAGFLYGLTCGYSLEKCGKIGSILSGSIIRVIGAEMPAEWWEDIKTRISEL; this is translated from the coding sequence ATGGACAAAATAATTGGAATGGGCAATGCCCTTGTTGACGTTCTTGCTACTCTCAACGACGACCATATTCTTACAGAAATGGAATTGCCCAAGGGAAGCATGACCCTGATTGATGAAACGAAACTGCTGATAATCAATGAATGTTTCAGTGAAATGGAAACTGAATTGGCTACTGGAGGCTCTGCCGGAAATGCAATTCGTGGTATGGCATGCCTTGGTGCGGGAACAGGATTCATTGGTAAGGTTGGTAATGATGCTTATGGAAAATTTTATCGGCAAAGTTTGTTGGAACGGGGAACGGAAGCAAATTTATTAGTTTCTTCCGAGTTGCCTTCGGGGGTAGCTTCCACTTTTATATCACCTGACGGGGAACGTACTTTTGGTACTTATTTGGGTGCCGCCGCTACATTAAAGGCTGAAGACCTTTCACGGGAGATGTTTAAGGGGTATACTTATTTGTTCATAGAAGGTTATCTGGTGCAGGATCATGATATGATACTTCGTGCCATTGAACTGGCAAAAGAGGCCGGATTGCAAATCTGCCTAGATATGGCAAGCTATAATATTGTGGAGCAAGACCACGATTTCTTCTCTTTATTGATAAACAAGTATGTGGATATTGTGTTTGCCAATGAGGAGGAAGCAAAAGCATTTACGGGTAAAGAACCGGAAGAAGCATTGGATGTGATTGCTAAAATGTGCAGCATCGCCATTGTGAAGTTGGGTGCCAGAGGATCGCTCATTCGTAAAGGGACAGAGGAAGTGCATGTGCATGCTGTCACTGTGGATAGAGTGATAGATACGACCGGTGCGGGTGATTATTTTGCAGCCGGTTTTTTATATGGACTGACTTGTGGATATTCGTTGGAGAAATGTGGCAAGATAGGTTCTATCCTTTCAGGAAGCATCATCCGGGTGATTGGTGCAGAAATGCCTGCCGAGTGGTGGGAAGATATCAAAACGAGAATCAGTGAACTATAA
- a CDS encoding S41 family peptidase — translation MKKILKVRWITTLLLVVGAVAFFSFKSGDNRTFQIAKNLDIFNSIVKELDMFYVDTLDPNKTIREGIDAMLYSLDPYTEFYPEEDRSELEQMLKASYGGIGSIIRYEPKLKRTVIVEPYESMPAAEVGLKAGDILLEIDGKDLTGNTDVSKILRGQVGTSFQLKVERPGEAKPLDFTIVRKNIQLPFIPYYSKLDNNIGYINLSTFSGNPSKEFKKAFLDLKKQGITSLVIDLRNNGGGLLEEAVEIANYFLPRGKTIVTTKGKIKQASNTYKTLREPLDTDIPIAVLVNSGTASASEILAGALQDYDRAVIVGNRTFGKGLVQVPRTLPYGGTMKVTTSKYYIPSGRCVQAIDYKHRNPDGSVGRIPDSLTTVFHTAVGREVRDGGGVTPDVAVEQEKLPNILFYLVNDNLIFNYATQYCLKHPTIASPENFEVTDADYAEFKEMVKKADFKYDQQSEKILKNLKEMAEFEGYMKDASEEFKALEQKLSHNLDRDLDYFAKDIKNMIAQDIIKRYYFQRGGIIQQLKDDDDLNEAVKVLGDPAKYKEMLSVPVAKN, via the coding sequence ATGAAGAAAATACTGAAAGTACGCTGGATAACTACCTTACTGTTAGTAGTAGGCGCAGTTGCCTTTTTTAGTTTCAAGAGTGGTGATAACCGCACTTTCCAGATTGCAAAGAACCTGGATATATTCAATTCCATCGTGAAGGAACTGGATATGTTCTATGTAGATACATTGGACCCGAATAAAACAATACGTGAGGGCATCGATGCGATGCTGTATTCTCTGGACCCTTATACGGAATTTTATCCGGAAGAGGATCGGAGTGAGTTGGAACAAATGCTTAAGGCTTCTTATGGAGGTATAGGTTCCATCATCCGATATGAGCCTAAATTGAAGCGTACAGTAATTGTGGAGCCTTACGAAAGTATGCCTGCTGCCGAAGTGGGATTGAAAGCAGGTGATATCTTGCTTGAAATAGATGGAAAGGATTTGACCGGAAATACGGATGTGAGCAAAATACTTCGTGGACAGGTAGGGACAAGTTTCCAACTGAAGGTTGAGCGTCCCGGTGAGGCAAAGCCATTGGATTTTACAATTGTCCGTAAAAACATCCAGTTACCGTTTATTCCTTATTACAGTAAGTTGGATAACAATATCGGTTACATCAACCTGAGTACTTTCTCAGGAAATCCTTCCAAAGAGTTTAAGAAGGCTTTTCTTGATTTGAAGAAACAGGGTATCACTTCACTGGTAATTGATTTGCGCAACAATGGCGGTGGGTTGCTGGAAGAGGCTGTAGAGATAGCCAACTACTTTCTGCCCCGTGGTAAGACGATTGTAACAACGAAAGGTAAGATAAAACAAGCAAGTAATACGTATAAGACCTTGCGCGAACCGTTGGATACGGATATTCCTATTGCTGTATTGGTAAATAGCGGTACTGCTTCTGCTTCGGAAATTCTGGCGGGTGCATTGCAGGATTATGACCGTGCAGTGATTGTAGGCAATCGCACGTTTGGAAAAGGTTTGGTGCAGGTGCCGCGTACATTGCCTTATGGCGGTACGATGAAGGTGACTACTTCCAAATATTATATTCCCAGTGGCCGTTGCGTACAGGCGATAGATTACAAACATCGTAATCCGGATGGTAGTGTAGGGCGTATTCCTGATAGTTTGACTACAGTATTCCATACGGCTGTCGGACGTGAAGTGCGTGATGGCGGTGGTGTGACGCCGGACGTTGCAGTGGAACAAGAAAAGTTACCTAATATTTTGTTTTATCTGGTAAATGATAATCTGATCTTTAATTATGCTACTCAATATTGCCTGAAGCACCCGACAATTGCTTCTCCCGAGAATTTCGAAGTGACGGATGCTGATTATGCAGAGTTTAAGGAAATGGTAAAGAAGGCAGATTTTAAATATGACCAGCAGAGCGAGAAGATTCTGAAGAATCTGAAAGAAATGGCAGAATTTGAAGGTTATATGAAAGATGCCTCCGAAGAATTCAAGGCTCTTGAGCAGAAACTTAGCCATAATCTGGACCGTGACTTGGATTACTTTGCAAAAGATATCAAGAATATGATTGCTCAAGATATCATTAAGCGTTATTATTTCCAGCGTGGCGGTATCATACAACAGCTGAAGGATGATGATGATTTGAATGAAGCTGTGAAGGTGCTGGGCGATCCTGCGAAATACAAGGAGATGCTGAGCGTTCCGGTTGCAAAGAACTGA
- a CDS encoding triple tyrosine motif-containing protein: protein MRTTLLLFCVFSLFSSLSRGSSIPFSPIVRSYSVSNYNAGIQNWSVAQDERGIMYIGNNKGLLEFDGNRWKLHELPTKNIVRTVYIGEDGKIFVGSFEEFGYFERDSLDSLVYHSLKDEVKDFRFQNDEIWSIVPVQDEIVFQSFGSLFIYDGHTVRGIRTKSLPLNLFQVGDTFYSQLINEGLSIFINDGFEHLIDRKLLGDSDVMAGLSYDDGALLLTRNSGGFIYQHGKVVKWHTECDAELEKYTVNRAVMTKDSCYIIGTISNGVYAIDKKGRLLWKENTDSRLQNNTVLGLYCDADNNVWVALDEGIAYILNNSLVYYYEPPYRKIGMIYDVLVKEDEAYVASNQGVYRMKSGKLELVPGLEEQAWYVKEWGNQILCGHNKGTFQIAGLQASLISDVRGAMCMREIYHEGRPLLLQGTYTFLNLYKENASGVWSFLNSLGGFTHMVRGIEMDHRGNIWVKHLRKGLFRLRISPDLKRVEDLKMYMELGDVKDGNFSLFKINGRVVFSNGKAFYTYEDMTDSIIPYEVMNEQLPELKGINDVSHAGGHMYWFVSGRMAYLVKCEMNVFQIEHRIPFSLFEGLSIEERAAMVYDKGSKSSYLCLNNAIARIDADSSLLYKSSVKRSLWVLGITVEAEWTGKKKQLSVQEENKIEAEFSTVCFSLCYPVYNNYTYKVRYKLEGLNDQWVDNERSLEKKYTRLPFGSYVFKAEVYDGNQILASTTLPFVILRPWYLSYWAISGYVLAGLILLLLLQYIVYQSVKKKKDRVIEQQRIAHQAEIEQQEKKIIELEKEQLEADLRFKSKELSGVVMTNIAHQEFLNSLKEEIQQQKLSGQYTRKNLDKLLALVNNNIVSDEESWNMFQANFDRIHENFFRNLKQQYPDLTSGDLRFCALLRLNLPTKEIAKLLNISIRGVDAARYRLRKKFNLPQEDSLTDFMINFK, encoded by the coding sequence ATGAGAACAACTCTGCTATTATTTTGTGTCTTTTCTCTATTTAGTAGTTTATCACGAGGTTCTTCTATTCCGTTCTCTCCCATCGTGAGAAGTTATTCCGTATCCAATTATAATGCAGGTATTCAGAACTGGTCTGTAGCCCAGGATGAGAGGGGAATCATGTATATTGGTAACAACAAGGGGTTGTTGGAATTTGACGGGAACAGGTGGAAACTGCATGAGCTGCCTACTAAGAATATTGTGCGCACTGTATACATTGGTGAAGACGGAAAAATATTTGTAGGCTCTTTTGAAGAGTTCGGCTATTTTGAACGTGACTCGTTGGACAGTCTTGTATACCATTCATTGAAAGATGAAGTGAAAGATTTCCGGTTTCAGAATGATGAAATCTGGAGTATTGTGCCGGTGCAGGATGAGATTGTATTCCAGTCTTTTGGTTCTTTATTCATTTATGATGGACATACTGTGAGAGGTATCCGCACGAAATCGCTCCCGCTGAATCTGTTTCAGGTAGGTGATACCTTTTATTCCCAACTGATAAATGAAGGGCTTTCTATCTTTATAAATGATGGGTTTGAGCACCTGATTGATCGAAAATTGCTTGGAGACAGTGATGTCATGGCAGGACTCTCGTATGATGACGGCGCTTTGCTGCTGACCAGGAATAGTGGCGGCTTCATTTATCAACATGGAAAGGTAGTGAAATGGCATACGGAATGTGATGCTGAACTGGAGAAGTACACCGTTAACCGGGCAGTGATGACGAAAGATAGCTGTTATATCATCGGTACTATATCCAACGGAGTTTATGCGATAGATAAAAAGGGGCGGTTACTCTGGAAGGAAAACACGGATAGTCGCTTGCAGAACAACACGGTTCTGGGACTTTACTGTGATGCCGATAATAATGTCTGGGTGGCTTTGGACGAAGGAATAGCTTATATACTGAATAACTCCCTGGTATATTATTATGAACCTCCTTACCGGAAGATTGGTATGATTTATGATGTACTGGTAAAAGAAGATGAGGCTTATGTGGCTTCCAATCAGGGCGTTTACCGGATGAAGAGTGGAAAGTTGGAACTTGTTCCGGGATTGGAGGAACAAGCATGGTACGTCAAAGAGTGGGGAAACCAGATTCTCTGCGGGCATAATAAAGGTACTTTTCAGATAGCAGGTTTGCAGGCATCATTGATTTCGGACGTAAGGGGGGCGATGTGTATGAGGGAAATCTACCATGAAGGACGTCCGTTGCTATTGCAGGGAACTTATACGTTTCTGAATCTGTATAAGGAGAATGCTTCCGGTGTCTGGAGCTTTTTGAATTCATTAGGCGGGTTTACCCATATGGTGCGGGGCATAGAAATGGACCACCGGGGGAATATCTGGGTAAAGCATTTGCGGAAAGGACTGTTTCGTTTACGAATCAGCCCGGACTTGAAGAGGGTGGAAGATCTCAAAATGTATATGGAGCTGGGAGATGTGAAGGACGGGAATTTCTCTCTCTTTAAGATTAACGGCCGGGTGGTCTTTTCAAATGGAAAGGCATTCTATACTTATGAAGATATGACGGATTCAATCATCCCTTATGAGGTGATGAACGAACAATTGCCGGAACTGAAAGGAATAAACGATGTGAGCCATGCGGGTGGTCATATGTATTGGTTTGTCAGTGGGCGCATGGCCTATCTGGTGAAGTGTGAGATGAATGTCTTTCAGATTGAACATCGGATTCCATTCTCTTTGTTCGAGGGCCTGTCGATAGAAGAAAGGGCGGCGATGGTTTATGACAAGGGTAGCAAAAGCTCTTATCTCTGCCTGAATAATGCCATTGCCCGCATTGATGCAGATAGTTCCCTGTTATATAAATCTTCCGTTAAGCGTTCTTTATGGGTTTTGGGCATCACGGTGGAGGCTGAATGGACGGGAAAGAAAAAACAACTGTCTGTGCAGGAAGAAAACAAGATAGAGGCGGAGTTCAGTACGGTGTGTTTCTCTTTGTGTTATCCGGTTTATAATAACTATACCTATAAGGTTAGGTACAAGCTGGAGGGGCTTAACGACCAGTGGGTAGACAATGAACGTAGTCTGGAGAAGAAATATACCCGTTTGCCTTTTGGCTCTTATGTCTTCAAAGCGGAAGTATATGATGGAAACCAGATTTTGGCATCGACAACACTTCCTTTCGTCATATTGAGGCCTTGGTACCTGTCCTACTGGGCTATCAGTGGCTATGTGCTTGCCGGACTGATTCTGTTACTGTTGTTGCAATACATCGTCTACCAGTCCGTGAAGAAGAAGAAAGACCGCGTGATTGAACAGCAGCGCATAGCCCATCAGGCCGAGATTGAACAGCAAGAGAAGAAGATTATCGAACTCGAGAAAGAACAACTTGAAGCGGACCTGCGTTTCAAGAGCAAGGAGCTGTCGGGAGTGGTAATGACTAATATCGCCCATCAGGAATTCCTGAACTCCTTGAAGGAAGAGATACAGCAGCAAAAGCTGTCCGGGCAGTACACACGGAAGAACCTGGATAAACTGCTCGCTTTGGTGAATAACAACATCGTTTCGGACGAAGAGAGCTGGAATATGTTTCAGGCTAACTTCGACCGGATACATGAGAACTTTTTCCGAAACCTGAAACAGCAGTATCCTGACCTGACATCGGGCGACTTGCGCTTCTGCGCTTTGCTTCGTCTGAACCTACCGACGAAGGAGATTGCGAAGCTGCTGAACATCTCGATACGTGGAGTGGATGCGGCAAGATATCGCCTGCGCAAGAAGTTCAACCTGCCTCAGGAAGATAGTCTGACGGATTTTATGATAAACTTTAAGTAG
- the bglX gene encoding beta-glucosidase BglX, protein MKHLSLKLQLFLMLLMFVSVGVQAQKSPLDMDRFIDDLMKKMTLEEKIGQLNLPVTGEITTGQAKSSNVAKRIRAGEVGGLFNLKGVERIRDVQKQAIEESRLGIPLLFGMDVIHGYETVFPIPLGLSCTWDMKAIEESARIAAIEASADGICWTFSPMVDVSRDARWGRVSEGNGEDPFLGAAIARAMVRGYQGKDMSRNNEIMACVKHFALYGAPEAGRDYNTVDMSHQRMFNEYMLPYQAAVEEGVGSVMASFNEVDGVPATGNKWLMTDVLRKQWGFGGFVVTDYTGITEMTDHGMGDTQAVAALALNAGVDMDMVSDAFTSTLKKSLEEGKVSVKAVDAACRRILEAKYKLGLFDNPYKYCDVTRPKKEVFTKEHRAIARKTASESFVLLKNEGNVLPLAKKGTIAVVGPLADSRSNMPGTWSVAAVMNKYPSLIEGLKDVVGGKARILTAKGSNLMSDAEYEERATMFGRTLHRDNRTDKELLDEALAVAAKSDVIVAALGESSEMSGESSCRTDLEMPDTQRVLLQELLKTGKPVVLVLFTGRPLVLNWEQENVPSILNVWFGGSEAALAIGDVLFGNVNPSGKLTMTFPKNVGQIPLFYNHKNTGRPLAEGKWFQKFRSNYLDVDNEPLYPFGYGLSYTTFSYSDITLDQSSMNINGEITATVTVTNTGKRDGAEVVQLYIRDLVGSVTRPVKELKGFEKIFLKAGEARQVSFKITSDMLKFYNYNLDFVCEPGDFEVMIGTDSRNVNKALFTLH, encoded by the coding sequence ATGAAACATTTATCCCTTAAGTTACAATTGTTTTTAATGTTATTGATGTTTGTATCTGTTGGTGTACAAGCACAGAAATCTCCTTTAGACATGGACCGCTTCATCGACGACCTGATGAAGAAGATGACCCTCGAAGAGAAAATAGGCCAGTTGAACCTTCCGGTGACGGGCGAGATTACTACCGGCCAGGCCAAGAGCAGTAATGTGGCCAAACGTATCCGTGCCGGTGAAGTGGGCGGCCTTTTCAATCTGAAAGGGGTGGAACGCATCCGCGACGTACAGAAACAGGCGATTGAAGAGAGCCGCCTCGGTATTCCCCTTCTGTTTGGTATGGATGTCATTCATGGATATGAAACAGTATTCCCTATACCTTTGGGCCTGTCATGCACGTGGGATATGAAAGCCATTGAAGAATCTGCGCGCATCGCTGCCATTGAAGCCAGTGCCGACGGTATTTGCTGGACATTCAGTCCGATGGTGGATGTTTCCCGTGATGCCCGTTGGGGACGTGTCAGCGAAGGTAACGGCGAAGACCCTTTCCTGGGAGCGGCAATCGCACGTGCCATGGTACGCGGTTATCAGGGAAAAGATATGAGCCGCAATAATGAAATCATGGCTTGTGTGAAGCATTTTGCCTTGTATGGTGCACCGGAAGCCGGACGTGATTATAACACGGTGGATATGAGCCATCAGCGTATGTTCAATGAATATATGTTGCCTTATCAGGCGGCCGTAGAAGAAGGTGTGGGTAGCGTTATGGCTTCGTTCAACGAAGTGGACGGAGTGCCGGCCACCGGAAATAAATGGTTGATGACGGATGTACTCCGCAAGCAATGGGGCTTTGGCGGATTCGTAGTGACGGATTACACCGGCATCACCGAAATGACGGACCACGGTATGGGTGATACACAGGCAGTTGCCGCCCTGGCGCTGAATGCAGGTGTCGATATGGATATGGTGAGCGATGCTTTTACGAGTACCCTTAAGAAGTCTCTGGAAGAAGGCAAGGTTTCCGTAAAGGCTGTCGATGCCGCTTGCCGCCGCATTCTGGAAGCTAAGTACAAACTTGGTCTTTTTGATAATCCTTATAAGTATTGCGATGTAACTCGTCCGAAGAAAGAAGTCTTCACCAAAGAGCACCGTGCCATTGCCCGCAAAACGGCTTCGGAAAGTTTTGTGCTGTTGAAGAATGAGGGCAATGTGCTTCCGTTGGCAAAGAAAGGAACGATTGCCGTAGTAGGACCTTTGGCGGATAGCCGTAGCAACATGCCGGGCACGTGGAGCGTGGCTGCCGTGATGAACAAATACCCTTCGCTGATTGAAGGACTGAAAGATGTGGTAGGCGGTAAAGCCAGGATTCTTACGGCAAAAGGCAGCAACCTGATGAGCGATGCCGAATATGAAGAACGTGCCACCATGTTTGGACGTACTTTGCACCGTGACAATCGTACGGATAAAGAGTTACTGGATGAGGCTCTCGCTGTGGCAGCCAAGTCGGATGTGATTGTTGCCGCCCTGGGCGAATCTTCTGAAATGAGTGGCGAAAGCAGTTGCCGCACAGACCTTGAAATGCCGGATACGCAACGTGTGCTTTTACAGGAATTACTGAAAACCGGTAAACCGGTAGTACTGGTATTGTTCACTGGCCGTCCTTTGGTGTTGAACTGGGAACAGGAAAATGTGCCCTCCATCCTGAATGTATGGTTTGGTGGTAGTGAAGCTGCCCTTGCCATTGGCGATGTATTGTTCGGCAATGTAAATCCGAGCGGCAAACTGACGATGACTTTCCCGAAAAATGTGGGGCAGATTCCTTTGTTCTATAACCATAAGAATACCGGCCGTCCTCTGGCGGAGGGCAAATGGTTCCAGAAGTTCCGCAGCAACTATCTGGATGTTGATAATGAGCCGCTCTATCCGTTCGGATATGGTTTGAGCTACACTACTTTTTCTTACAGTGACATTACATTGGATCAATCGTCCATGAACATTAACGGCGAAATCACAGCCACCGTAACGGTGACCAATACCGGAAAGCGTGATGGTGCCGAAGTGGTGCAGCTTTACATCCGCGACCTTGTGGGCAGTGTAACCCGTCCGGTGAAAGAACTGAAAGGCTTTGAGAAAATCTTCCTGAAAGCCGGTGAAGCGAGACAAGTATCTTTTAAGATAACGTCCGATATGCTGAAGTTCTACAACTACAACCTGGATTTTGTGTGCGAACCGGGTGACTTTGAAGTGATGATAGGTACTGACAGCCGCAACGTGAATAAGGCTTTGTTCACCCTTCATTAA